One Anolis carolinensis isolate JA03-04 chromosome 4, rAnoCar3.1.pri, whole genome shotgun sequence DNA window includes the following coding sequences:
- the bhlhe23 gene encoding class E basic helix-loop-helix protein 23, with translation MAELKALGGESYLALAQSYHPAAFAYSALRGSSVVGVGGGVAPEALPARLFPPFPGPATESSGEQSGEEEEEAAAAGGSSPGTGFEPRGGAGRDRGGGREEARPSGAKKPKEPRSLRLSINARERRRMHDLNDALDGLRSVIPYAHSPSVRKLSKIATLLLAKNYILMQAQALEEMRRLVAYLNQGGPAPALAAPFAQPAALYPFAQPPAPGPLPPAAPAAPHKCAFPAAPALCKHCSQKP, from the coding sequence ATGGCGGAGCTGAAGGCGCTGGGCGGGGAGTCCTACCTGGCCCTGGCGCAGAGCTACCACCCGGCGGCCTTCGCCTACTCGGCGCTGCGGGGCTCCTCCGTGGTGGGCGTGGGCGGCGGCGTGGCCCCGGAGGCGCTCCCCGCGCGGCTCTTCCCGCCCTTCCCGGGCCCCGCGACGGAGAGCAGCGGCGAGCagagcggcgaggaggaggaggaggcggccgcGGCGGGAGGAAGCAGCCCCGGGACGGGGTTCGAGCCCCGCGGCGGCGCCGGCAGAGACCGCGGCGGAGGCCGAGAGGAGGCGCGCCCGTCGGGGGCCAAGAAGCCCAAGGAGCCGCGCTCGCTGCGCCTGAGCATCAACGCGCGGGAGCGGCGGCGGATGCACGACCTGAACGACGCGCTGGACGGGCTCCGCTCCGTCATCCCCTACGCGCACAGCCCGTCCGTGAGGAAGCTCTCCAAGATCGCCACGCTGCTCCTGGCCAAGAACTACATCCTGATGCAGGCCCAGGCCCTGGAGGAGATGCGCCGCCTCGTGGCCTACCTCAACCAGGGGGGCCCGGCGCCCGCCCTCGCCGCCCCCTTCGCCCAGCCCGCCGCCCTCTACCCCTTCGCCCAGCCCCCCGCCCCCGGACCCCTGCCCCCCGCCGCCCCCGCCGCCCCCCACAAGTGCGCCTTCCCCGCCGCCCCCGCCCTCTGCAAACACTGCAGCCAGAAGCCCTGA